A part of Microbacterium atlanticum genomic DNA contains:
- a CDS encoding MFS transporter: MRDRTLPLVLTLVAAQLVVMLDSSILIVALPSIAEDLDLTAVGTAWVLNAYFLTFGGLLLVSGRAADIVGRRRMFLTGATVLVAGSLLGGFASTDAVLVTARLIQGGGAAMLSPAAMAVILATFTGTARTRTMAWWGAASTVGGALGVSVGGIITSALGWQSVMFVTAAAAVLVGIAGWAQLKLDHPTTRRPFDAAGAALVTTAAGAVVFAVLSLPHAGVASVEVLIAAAVAVAAGTGFVLVEQRSRDAVLPLPALREPRVAGGIVVNVLGGAARVACFVLVALLIQQVLEYDPAAAGLAMLPTSVAGFAVSTLLLPRALARFGPEKVAVLGLILLVTAHLMFASLDHGMPYLARVLPVLLLAAAGVAFSFTPTTLVIASGMTASNAGVGSGLASSTAQIGGALGIAAFGAIDAYPRVAVLAAGGSELAAAEAGLSAAHLAAATAAAVAVLVAIAAFPSVRPRWLLAAVSNFAGHRSGTTVAS, encoded by the coding sequence ATGCGTGACCGGACCCTGCCACTGGTGCTCACACTGGTGGCCGCTCAGCTGGTCGTGATGCTCGACTCCAGCATCCTCATCGTCGCGCTGCCTTCCATCGCCGAAGACCTAGATCTCACCGCAGTCGGGACAGCGTGGGTGCTCAACGCCTACTTCCTGACCTTCGGCGGGCTGCTGCTGGTCTCCGGTCGGGCCGCTGACATCGTCGGCCGCCGCCGGATGTTCCTCACCGGGGCGACGGTTCTCGTCGCCGGCTCACTCCTGGGCGGCTTCGCCAGCACGGACGCCGTGCTGGTGACCGCCCGCCTGATCCAGGGCGGCGGCGCTGCGATGCTCAGCCCCGCCGCCATGGCGGTGATCCTCGCCACATTCACCGGCACCGCCCGGACCCGCACGATGGCCTGGTGGGGTGCGGCGTCCACCGTCGGCGGCGCGCTCGGCGTGAGCGTCGGAGGCATCATCACCAGCGCACTCGGCTGGCAGAGCGTCATGTTCGTCACCGCCGCCGCAGCCGTGCTTGTCGGCATCGCCGGCTGGGCTCAGCTGAAGCTTGACCACCCCACCACCCGCCGACCATTCGATGCTGCGGGTGCGGCGCTCGTGACCACGGCGGCGGGTGCGGTGGTCTTTGCCGTGCTGAGCCTTCCGCATGCTGGGGTGGCCTCGGTCGAGGTGCTCATCGCGGCGGCCGTCGCCGTGGCCGCCGGGACCGGCTTCGTTCTGGTCGAGCAGCGCAGCCGGGACGCTGTTCTGCCGCTTCCGGCACTGCGGGAGCCGCGCGTCGCAGGTGGCATCGTCGTCAACGTGCTCGGTGGCGCCGCCCGAGTCGCGTGCTTCGTGCTGGTTGCCCTGCTCATTCAGCAGGTACTCGAGTACGACCCGGCGGCCGCTGGGCTGGCCATGCTGCCAACATCGGTGGCCGGCTTCGCCGTCAGCACACTGCTGCTGCCGCGCGCGCTCGCACGGTTCGGTCCCGAGAAGGTCGCGGTGCTGGGGCTCATCCTCCTCGTCACCGCCCACCTGATGTTCGCCTCCCTCGACCACGGGATGCCGTACCTCGCACGGGTGCTCCCCGTCCTCCTGCTCGCAGCCGCGGGCGTGGCGTTCAGCTTCACCCCCACCACCCTCGTCATCGCAAGCGGCATGACCGCAAGCAACGCAGGCGTCGGGTCAGGACTCGCATCTTCCACCGCCCAGATCGGCGGAGCCCTCGGCATCGCCGCATTCGGCGCCATCGACGCGTACCCACGCGTAGCCGTCCTCGCCGCAGGGGGAAGCGAGCTGGCCGCAGCGGAGGCGGGCCTCTCCGCCGCTCACCTGGCCGCAGCCACCGCGGCGGCCGTAGCAGTACTGGTCGCCATCGCCGCCTTCCCGTCCGTCAGGCCGCGGTGGCTGCTCGCTGCGGTGTCGAACTTCGCGGGCCACCGGAGCGGAACGACAGTGGCCAGTTGA